Proteins encoded together in one Ictidomys tridecemlineatus isolate mIctTri1 chromosome 3, mIctTri1.hap1, whole genome shotgun sequence window:
- the Dusp14 gene encoding dual specificity protein phosphatase 14 — protein sequence MSSRGHSTLPRTLMAPRMISEGDVGGIAQITSSLFLGRGSVASNRHLLQARGITCIVNATIEIPNFNWPQFEYVKVPLADMPHAPIGLYFDTVADKIHSVSRKHGATLVHCAAGVSRSATLCIAYLMKFHNVCLLEAYNWVKARRPVIRPNVGFWRQLIDYERQLFGKSTVKMVQTPYGIVPDVYEKESRHLMPYWGI from the coding sequence ATGAGCTCCAGAGGTCACAGCACACTACCACGGACTCTCATGGCTCCTCGGATGATTTCCGAGGGAGATGTAGGAGGCATTGCTCAAAtcacctcctctctcttcctgggCAGAGGCAGTGTGGCCTCCAACCGGCACCTCCTCCAGGCTCGCGGCATCACCTGCATTGTTAATGCTACCATTGAGATCCCCAATTTCAACTGGCCCCAATTTGAATACGTCAAAGTGCCTCTGGCTGACATGCCTCATGCCCCCATCGGACTGTACTTTGACACTGTGGCTGACAAGATCCACAGTGTGAGCAGGAAGCATGGGGCTACCTTGGTGCACTGTGCTGCAGGGGTGAGCCGCTCGGCCACTCTCTGCATTGCCTACCTGATGAAGTTCCACAACGTGTGCCTGCTGGAGGCGTACAACTGGGTGAAAGCCCGGAGGCCTGTCATACGGCCCAACGTTGGCTTCTGGAGGCAGCTGATAGACTACGAGCGACAGCTCTTTGGGAAGTCTACAGTTAAGATGGTACAGACACCTTACGGCATAGTTCCAGACGTTTACGAGAAGGAGTCCCGACACCTGATGCCTTACTGGGGGATTTAA